In Pueribacillus theae, the DNA window ACGTTACATCGACAATATCCAGGTCTCCGATAACCCAACCGCCCCCATGGTAATAAACCAATGCCGGAAATGGTCCTTGGCCTTGAGGTGTATAAATACGGACTGGTATCTCACCTTCTGGGCCAGGAATTGTCCTGTCTTCTACTTTTCCTACTTCTTCTGGCTCTCCGGCCAAAGCTCTCATATCGGTAGATTTCCTTGCCTCTTCAGGCGTAAGTGTGTGCATTGGCGGAGCGCCTGCCGCTTCCATTTGTTCCAGAACAAATTTTGCTTGTGGATCAAGAGCCATTATTTACTCATCTCCTCTTATAAATATTAAGTTTATCATTTTTCCTTTCATGATCTGTATTCGTTTCAGTTACTAGAGGGCTCTAAAGTAAATCCTTCATACCCTTTAGCAGCAACTTCGCTGCAAATTTCTCGGTATGTCCCAACGCCTCCTAGATAAATTAGAAATCCTTGCGGCTTCCCTTCGATGTTCGCCCCTGTATACCAGGAATCAGTCTTAGAATAAAGCGTAGCTTCTGCCACTTCTTTGCAATGCTTGCTCCACGCTTCTTCTGCTTCCGTTCTAGCTTCAATGGTTTCCAAGTTATTCTTGTGAAGATAATGGATACAATCAGATATCCACTCAACATGCTGCTCAATGGATACTGGCATGTTGCTGATGACGGAAGGGCTTTCAGGACCTGTTATCATAAAGAAATTAGGAAAACCTGCAGTTGACATTCCAAGGTAAGTCTTCAAGCGTGCACCCTCCGCCCATTTTTCTTTCAATCCCAACCCATTTTTGCCGCGAATATCAATCTTGAATAATGGGCCTGTCATTGCATCAAAGCCTGTCGCAAAAACAATGGCATCCAGTTCGTATTCTTTTTCTGCAGTTTTTAAACCTGTTGGCGTAATTCTCTCAATTGGCGCTTCCTTTACATCTACTAACGTTACGTTATCACGGTTAAAAGTTTCATAGTAATTCGTATCGATAATTGGACGCTTCGTAAAATAAAAGTAATCTGGCATCAATTTTTCGGCTACCTTTGGGTCTTTTACAACTTTACGGATCTTGGAACGGAGGAAATCGGACAATGTTTCATTTGCTGCTTCATTCGTCGTCAAATCACCGTATGTAGCTGCGAGCTTCCAGAACCCACCTTCATTCCAAACTTCCTCATATTTTTGCAGGCGTTCCTCATGTGGAGCATCTAGCGCTGACTGTTCATTTCTCATCAATGGGATGCCTACTCTGGAATTGCGCATTTGCTGCCTAATTTCATTGTAATTTTCTTTGGTCTTTCTTATGAATTCAGGATCATACGGGTGATTTTTTGCCGGGGAACTATACTGTGGTGTTCGCTGAAAAACTGTAAGATGCTCTGCTTCCTCTGCAATAACAGGGATCGACTGGACACCACTTGAGCCAGTGCCGATAACCCCAACTCGCTTTCCCGCGAAATTTACCTTCTCGTGCGGCCAATGCCCAGTGTGATACCATTCACCTTTAAAGCTGTCAATGCCTTCAAACTTTGGTATATTTGCGGCAGACAGACATCCGACCGCTGTAATAAAATATTTAGCATACGCAATTGTGCCGTCGTCTAGTTGGATTTTCCATCGGTTCGCTTTTTCATCGTAATGGGCAGCGGCAACGCGCGTATTGAACTGGATATCTTGGCGAAGTTTAAATTTGTCTGCCACAAAACGAAGGTAACGCAATATTTCCGGCTGTTCGGGATATCTTTGTGACCATGTCCATTCTTGAAGCAGTTCATCAGAGAATGTGAAATTATAATAGATGCTTTCAGAATCGCATCTCGCTCCGGGATAGCGGTTCCAATACCAAACACCTCCAACATCCCCACCAGCTTCATAGACGCGAGTAGAGAAACCGGCTTCTCGTAATCGGTAAAGCATATATAGCCCCGAAAATCCAGCTCCGACAACAACAGCATCGAATGTTTGCTGAGTTGGTTTCACTTTTGTGTCTCCCCCCTATAAAATTTTAATCCTGTGCATCCATTAAAGGGCTTGTTCAATCTTTACAGTCATTTATATTCACTTTTATAAATTTAATTCTCAAAAACAATGATAGAATTTATATATTTCCATATATTATAACTATTCGGTAAATTATAGGGATATCCTTCTCTATCCTAATAATCTACAGCTTTTTTTCCTTTATACCAGAGAAAATATACGAGAGCCACGATAATAATAAATCCTAAATAAATAAAGATACCTAAAAACAATGAATAGTTTGAAGTGAATAGTTGCTTTCCTAAATAGGCGTAGAAAATGATTCCAGGAATCTTGCCGATAGCTGTTGCGAGTATATATTCTCTAAAAAACATCGAACTTAAACCCGAATAGATATTGACTACAGGTGGAGGAATAATTGGAATCATTCGACTGAATAAAACAGCTACAAAGGCATTTCTGCTAATAATAGAATCAAACTTTTTAATCTTTTTATACCTTGATATATATTGCTGAAATTGTAGAACGAAAAAATAACGGGAAAGAAAGAAAAAGATGATTGCAGCTCCAACAGAACCCGTCCAATTAATGGCAGCACCTATCCATACTCCATATTTTGCCCCCATAAGTCCAGAAAAAACGGTAAATGGAACAATAGGAAGGATGCTGAACAAAATAGCAAGGAAAAGCATGAGTGGAAGTTGGGACAAATTACTATGATTTAACCAAACCAACATAGGTTCTCGTAACAAAAAAGCTACAGATAAAATGCTTCCATAAAAAATGGCAAAGATGATTCCCTTTTTCATAATCTTACTCCTACAAAAACTATTCCAATAT includes these proteins:
- a CDS encoding flavin-containing monooxygenase; translated protein: MKPTQQTFDAVVVGAGFSGLYMLYRLREAGFSTRVYEAGGDVGGVWYWNRYPGARCDSESIYYNFTFSDELLQEWTWSQRYPEQPEILRYLRFVADKFKLRQDIQFNTRVAAAHYDEKANRWKIQLDDGTIAYAKYFITAVGCLSAANIPKFEGIDSFKGEWYHTGHWPHEKVNFAGKRVGVIGTGSSGVQSIPVIAEEAEHLTVFQRTPQYSSPAKNHPYDPEFIRKTKENYNEIRQQMRNSRVGIPLMRNEQSALDAPHEERLQKYEEVWNEGGFWKLAATYGDLTTNEAANETLSDFLRSKIRKVVKDPKVAEKLMPDYFYFTKRPIIDTNYYETFNRDNVTLVDVKEAPIERITPTGLKTAEKEYELDAIVFATGFDAMTGPLFKIDIRGKNGLGLKEKWAEGARLKTYLGMSTAGFPNFFMITGPESPSVISNMPVSIEQHVEWISDCIHYLHKNNLETIEARTEAEEAWSKHCKEVAEATLYSKTDSWYTGANIEGKPQGFLIYLGGVGTYREICSEVAAKGYEGFTLEPSSN
- a CDS encoding TVP38/TMEM64 family protein, whose amino-acid sequence is MKKGIIFAIFYGSILSVAFLLREPMLVWLNHSNLSQLPLMLFLAILFSILPIVPFTVFSGLMGAKYGVWIGAAINWTGSVGAAIIFFFLSRYFFVLQFQQYISRYKKIKKFDSIISRNAFVAVLFSRMIPIIPPPVVNIYSGLSSMFFREYILATAIGKIPGIIFYAYLGKQLFTSNYSLFLGIFIYLGFIIIVALVYFLWYKGKKAVDY